The proteins below are encoded in one region of Dasypus novemcinctus isolate mDasNov1 chromosome 13, mDasNov1.1.hap2, whole genome shotgun sequence:
- the NTMT2 gene encoding N-terminal Xaa-Pro-Lys N-methyltransferase 2 isoform X3: MYDKQSFGISFQWIPGLISWSFIPHLLLMLALIRLKYSFRILLRNESMGVRLYALTSQVIHGEMQFYARAKLFYQDVPATEEGMMGNFIELSNPDIQASQEFLRKFIWGPGKAGTGCALDCGSGIGRVSKHVLLPVFNSVELVDMMESFLLEAQNYLRVKEDKVENYHCCSLQEFTPAVGRYDVIWIQWVSGYLTDKDLLAFLSRCREGLKENGVIILKDNVAREGCIFDLSDSSVTRDMEILWSLIRKSGLVVLGQEKQEGFPEQCIPVWMFALHRDGQS; the protein is encoded by the exons AT GTATGATAAACAGTCGTTTGGAATTTCTTTTCAATGGATTCCTGGGTTAATTTCATGGTCTTTCATTCCACATCTTCTCTTGATGTTAGCCCTCATTAGACTGAAATATAGCTTCAGGATACTTCTAAGGAATGAATCCATGGGAG TGAGACTGTATGCTTTGACAAGCCAAGTTATCCACGGCGAAATGCAGTTCTATGCCAGAGCTAAACTTTTCTACCAAGATGTACCAGCCACAGAAGAGGGTATGATGGGAAATTTCATTGAACTGTCCAACCCAGATATCCAGGCTTCTCAGGAATTtcttaggaaatttatttgg GGACCCGGGAAAGCTGGAACAGGCTGTGCCTTGGATTGTGGCTCTGGGATAGGAAGAGTTAGCAAGCATGTCTTGTTGCCGGTTTTCAACAGCGTGGAACTGGTGGACATGATGGAATCTTTCCTCCTTGAAGCCCAGAACTATCTGCGAGTTAAAGAGGACAAGGTAGAAAACTACCACTGCTGCAGCCTGCAGGAATTCACACCTGCAGTGGGGAGATATGATGTCATCTGGATTCAGTGGGTCTCTG GATACCTCACTGATAAGGaccttcttgcctttctttcccGGTGCCGAGAGGGCCTGAAAGAAAATGGTGTCATCATACTGAAGGACAATGTGGCACGGGAGGGCTGCATCTTCGATCTCTCTGACAGCAGTGTGACTCGGGACATGGAGATCCTCTGGAGCCTCATTAGGAAGAGTGGGCTGGTGGTGCTGGGCCAGGAGAAGCAGGAGGGTTTTCCGGAGCAGTGCATCCCAGTGTGGATGTTCGCTCTGCACAGAGATGGACAATCCTGA
- the NTMT2 gene encoding N-terminal Xaa-Pro-Lys N-methyltransferase 2 isoform X2, whose translation MLALIRLKYSFRILLRNESMGVRLYALTSQVIHGEMQFYARAKLFYQDVPATEEGMMGNFIELSNPDIQASQEFLRKFIWGPGKAGTGCALDCGSGIGRVSKHVLLPVFNSVELVDMMESFLLEAQNYLRVKEDKVENYHCCSLQEFTPAVGRYDVIWIQWVSGYLTDKDLLAFLSRCREGLKENGVIILKDNVAREGCIFDLSDSSVTRDMEILWSLIRKSGLVVLGQEKQEGFPEQCIPVWMFALHRDGQS comes from the exons ATGTTAGCCCTCATTAGACTGAAATATAGCTTCAGGATACTTCTAAGGAATGAATCCATGGGAG TGAGACTGTATGCTTTGACAAGCCAAGTTATCCACGGCGAAATGCAGTTCTATGCCAGAGCTAAACTTTTCTACCAAGATGTACCAGCCACAGAAGAGGGTATGATGGGAAATTTCATTGAACTGTCCAACCCAGATATCCAGGCTTCTCAGGAATTtcttaggaaatttatttgg GGACCCGGGAAAGCTGGAACAGGCTGTGCCTTGGATTGTGGCTCTGGGATAGGAAGAGTTAGCAAGCATGTCTTGTTGCCGGTTTTCAACAGCGTGGAACTGGTGGACATGATGGAATCTTTCCTCCTTGAAGCCCAGAACTATCTGCGAGTTAAAGAGGACAAGGTAGAAAACTACCACTGCTGCAGCCTGCAGGAATTCACACCTGCAGTGGGGAGATATGATGTCATCTGGATTCAGTGGGTCTCTG GATACCTCACTGATAAGGaccttcttgcctttctttcccGGTGCCGAGAGGGCCTGAAAGAAAATGGTGTCATCATACTGAAGGACAATGTGGCACGGGAGGGCTGCATCTTCGATCTCTCTGACAGCAGTGTGACTCGGGACATGGAGATCCTCTGGAGCCTCATTAGGAAGAGTGGGCTGGTGGTGCTGGGCCAGGAGAAGCAGGAGGGTTTTCCGGAGCAGTGCATCCCAGTGTGGATGTTCGCTCTGCACAGAGATGGACAATCCTGA